TCGTGAAGGCGGAGACCCAGGCGAATCTGGTCAAGGTCCTGCAGGAGGAGTTTACAGAGGCGGAGATGGCGGTCTACAAGCGGGGGCGGAACGCCAAATCCGTTTCCACGGCAAAGCATGCTACCATGATCGATTACCGGATGGCCACAGGATTTGAAGCCCTGGCAGGCTATCTGTATCTGACGGGCAGCTATGAACGGCTGCTCACGCTGGTGCATGATGGATTAGAGAAGATTGGAGAACTTACATGAGATACGAGGAACTGACGATAGAGGGAAGGAATGCGGTGATGGAGGCATTCCGTTCCGGCAAGCCTGTTGACAAACTGTTTGTACAGGACGGCTGCAAGGACGGCCCGATCCAGAGCATTACCAGGGAAGCCCGCAAACACGATACCATCATAAACTATGTGCCGAAGGAACGTTTGGACCAGATGTCTGAGACCGGGAAGCATCAGGGCGTCATTGCCTATGCTGCGGCCTATGAATATGCGGAGGTGGAGGACATCTTAAAGGCAGCGGAGGAAAAAGGCGAACCGCCGTTTATCTTCCTTTTGGATGGGATCGAAGATCCGCACAACCTGGGGGCGATCATCCGTACCGCGAACCTGGCGGGAGCCCACGGGGTCATTATCCCGAAGCACAGAGCATCCGGACTGACTGCAACGGTGGCGCGGACCTCTGCGGGGGCGCTCAACTATACTCCGGTTGCGAAGGTGACGAATCTCTCTGCAGTCATTGAAGATCTAAAAAAGCGCGGGCTTTGGTTTGTGTGCGCTGATATGGGCGGCGAGCTGATGTACCGCATGAACTTAAAAGGCCCGATCGGCCTGGTGATCGGAAATGAAGGAAGCGGGGTCAGCAAGCTGGTGCGGGAGCGGTGCGATATGATCGCGTCCATTCCTATGAAGGGGGATATTGATTCCCTCAACGCATCCGTAGCGGCCGGCGTACTTGCGTATGAGATCGTCAGACAGAGACTTGGCTGACGAAGGTTATATTTATAGGTGACAGGATGGAGGAATCTCATGAAAAGAAAACAGTGGATCGCATTTCCCTGCGCGGTGGTGATCGCAGCGACGGCACCGGGGATCTGCCTGGCAGGTCCCCACAGAGCTGAGGGGCAGGCGGAAGCGGTGCTGACAGTGATCGAGGACGAGGCTGTACCGCTCTATTCCAAACCTGCGGGGAGTCATGTGAGAACGCCTCAGGCCAGTGGGACTGTAGTTTACGGCAATGGCAGGGCGACTATCGATGCTTCCAATATCAGTGAGGGTTATGTGATGATCAAATATACCGGAAGCCGGAACCGGATCAAGATCCAGATATCCAAGAGCTCTACGGTATATACCTATGACTTAAATGTCAGGGATGCCTATGAGGTATTCCCCTTTACGGAGGGAAATGGGACGTATTCCGTCAAGATAT
This portion of the Clostridium sp. AN503 genome encodes:
- a CDS encoding ribonuclease III domain-containing protein, coding for METGLKNTMEDALKQALNLQDVDVSAYSPLVLAYIGDAVYELLIRTKVINQGSMQVNKMHKKSSSLVKAETQANLVKVLQEEFTEAEMAVYKRGRNAKSVSTAKHATMIDYRMATGFEALAGYLYLTGSYERLLTLVHDGLEKIGELT
- the rlmB gene encoding 23S rRNA (guanosine(2251)-2'-O)-methyltransferase RlmB, with the protein product MRYEELTIEGRNAVMEAFRSGKPVDKLFVQDGCKDGPIQSITREARKHDTIINYVPKERLDQMSETGKHQGVIAYAAAYEYAEVEDILKAAEEKGEPPFIFLLDGIEDPHNLGAIIRTANLAGAHGVIIPKHRASGLTATVARTSAGALNYTPVAKVTNLSAVIEDLKKRGLWFVCADMGGELMYRMNLKGPIGLVIGNEGSGVSKLVRERCDMIASIPMKGDIDSLNASVAAGVLAYEIVRQRLG